The Methanocella sp. nucleotide sequence CCCTCCGTGGTGCCTCCGTGCCGCCGTGGTGAGCCCCCTATTTATGCGAAGTAGTATGACGAGTTGACTAAGCTCGCGCCCGGGCTGCTTGCCACCGTTGCCGCGGTGTACCCGAGCCCGAGGCCCAGCGGGTACCCGAAGCCGGCCACCTGGAACTTGCTACTCTCCGTGGTGAACTGGAACTTGATGCTCTCGGCGTACTTGACCGTTGACTTCTGGTTGCTGATGGTGGGGAACATGACGCCCAGAGAGCCGACGCCGATGCCGGGGAAGGCGATGAACGTGTTATCCAGGTCCGCCTCGTACATCAGGTCCTTAGAAAAGGCGGTAGTAGACATATCCTGGTCTGCCTGCGTCAGCCCGAAGGTCACGCCCAGGTCGATGCCGCCAAGGTCAGGCCCGACATAGCCTGTCGTGCCCGTGAGGATCGGCGAGTTCTCGAAGGCCGTGAACCCGTAGACTGAGGCGAACTCGGGCAGCGAATAGCCGATATTGTTATACGTATATCCCTGCCCAGGCTCGGCTGCAGCCCCCGCGCTGACGGGGACGATATCCATGGGAAACCCATAAATGTCTATGCCCCCTATGCCTGAGTCGGCCAAAGCATGCTGACAGCTTAGGAATAACAGTATTGCGGCCGTAGCAGTTATAATAGGGAACAGGTTGTACCTCACCATACAACACCCACCCAACTCTATGAGTAGGTAGTCCAGGCTTAATAAATACATAACCGGCCAAATAAACGATTAAAAAGGTTATTTTTGTGATATTAACGAACTGGAAAGGCCCTCCTCTCCAGTCCGCTTATGCTTACATGCCAGTTTTCCCAACCTTTAGTTTTGTATATACTCTGCCGGCTTACTTGATCATCGAGCCGAGGCCGCCATAGGGCATGGCTCCGAAGTTGTTGAGGCCGCCATAGCCCATGCCATAGCCGCCCATGCCGCCATAGCCCATGCCATAGCCACCGAGGCCACCCATTCCGATGCCCTTGGTAAGGCCCATTCCCTTGTCGAGGCCCTTGCTCAGGCCGCCGATGGGCGCATTCGCGCAGACAGGCGCGTTGGCCGCTGGCACTGCCGCTCCACATCCCATAGGCACCGTGGTGACCTGCGGGATCATGGAAGTGACGGGCACGCTAGAGCACACGGGCACCGTGACCGGGATCGACGTCGGGACGACTGCCGGCCTGACGTAGGGTACCGGGATCGTCTGGGGCACGACGACTGCCCTCGGAACGGTAACCGGGCATACGTCGCCGACAGGTACCGTCACCGGGACCGTTACCGCCGAAGTGGCGGGCACCGTCACGGGTACCTGGGTAGTGACCGGTATGTTGCAATAGATCTGTGCGACGCAATCCTGCGGGGCTCCATAAGCCACAGGCGCTCCGCATGAGCCGCAGCCGCCGACTGGCCCGCAGAACTGTGCGAATGCGGGTGCCGCGACTAACAACGTAGCCACTACACAGAGAATGGCTACACTTAGGGTTCTTGCCATTTTCATAACTACACCTCCGAACTGCACACTTATGTCTAGTAAGACAAGATAAATATATTATTATATAAAAATACGAAATGTAACCGATTTGAAGCTCTTTATCGCATTATGAGTATAAATTAAGGCTAATTGTTAAAAATAAAGTGAATAATAGGCAATGCCTTATAATTAAGCAAAATATAGCCGTATATTTGCTTAATAGTCAAAAAAATACGCTAATTACCTTAACGCTCAAAGAAAAAATAATAACGATATTAAAGAATGAAAAAAAAGTGCTCGACAGGCAATAAAAAATAAAAGGATGGAAATTTAAATTGCCGGGAATCCGGAGAAACACGAGTAAGGCAAGAACGCCTGAGTATTATCGATCTGGTTCTGGGCGGCCCAGAGCTTGCTGAAGTGCGTCTTCGTGATGCCCTGCTCCGAGAGCGGTATGCCGAAGTCGGCGCCGTTGAATCCTGCCCCATGGGCCTCATCCATGGTCAGGCCCAGCGCGTAGCCCGTGGTGCCCGTCGTCACGACGCCTACGCCGCCGTAGCCATATGGATATCCGGCGACCACGGTCAGGTCCACCGGGATATCCCAGCTCACGCCGACGTTCATGTCCGCGCCGCCGAAGGCGGTATCCCCGAGGCCCGCTATTTTGCCCACGTTCACGTTGACACTATTACTGAAATCCTTATCAAAAGTGACGCCTGTCCCTAAGAAACTGGCGTAAGCCGGTGCCGCGATAAATGCGGCTATGATCATGGCCACGATAAGCGCCAGTGCCCTCCTCCTGTCCATTATCTACCCTCCTCTAAATATATGTACAGATTTCATTATCGATTTTATATATATTAGTAAAACAATAAGCGAATAATTTGGCTCTGCAAGCGTAAAAGAATAGAAATTATGCCCTTGCCCGGTATTTAAAAATAAATAGGGTAGTAGGCGTTTGTTCGCGCCTACTAACAATTATACGATCGTTCTCGTATGGCTTTCACGCTATTCCGGCTTACCAGCCGCAGGTACCGAGGCCACATCCGCCCCAGCCGCCCCAGCCGCCGAGGCCACATCCGCCCCAGCCGCCCCAGAACGGAGCGCCCCAGCCAAAGCCTCTTAAGCCCCAGCCGCCCCAGCCGCCCCAGCCGCCCCAGCCGCCCCACCAGGCGGCGGCGGGCAGCGCGAGTAGCAGGACTGCCAGTACGAGAAGAACGAATATGGGTAGTTTCTTAAAGTCCATTTTCATTCCCCCTACATATCAGTGAATAGAGAATGACAATAAAACCATTAGTACAGGTAAAATGCAAAAAATCAATCCCTTTACAGTTTATAATCGCTAAATGGCGTTTCAGGATTCCCATTCCATTCTCTGGGTACTAATTAGCTTCTGATATTCGAAACGGTCAAAAATCAGGCCTTTTGACCTTCTGCGGATAAAAAGAGAAAAATAGGGGAATTTTCGTTCCCCTTTAAGTTGCTTTTATTTGCTAGCGTATGCCTTGCTCATTTATTTTCCGATGGCCGCGTTTGCCGCGGGCAGCGCTGCGGGCAGGCATGCGGGCGCGGGGCACGGCAGACCACAGTACGGGGTAAACCCTATCCTGTAGTTACCGAGCGTGAACGGGAACCCGAAGCCATGCGCGTTAAAGTACAGCGGCAGACTCCTCACACAGCTCTGCAGGCCGAAAGCCCACGGAGACGCATCCCAGCCCAGCACAGGCGAGCAGCCCCGAGACGAGCCGAGAATAATCGGCAACGCCTGGTAGCAGCCCATGAAGCACGGGCTGAACGGGAATTTACCGCCACAGCATCCGAAGAATCCCGGGCTGAACTTATTCCATGCCAGGAGCGGGAACGGTCCCCAGCCTCCGCCTAACGCCCAGTTGAACGGCCAACATCCCACTCCATATGGTGCATAGCCCCAGTTGAAAGGATAGCCGAATCCGCCAAAAGCGCCGAAACCCATCGAAGTTGCCGAAAAGGTCGACGCTGCGGCAGTGGTAATTCCAGCCCCGCCTACAACTGCAGCTGATGCCGGTATGTTGGACGCAATGAGCATAACGACCAGCATCGATAGTACGGCTAATTTTCTTATACTCATACAATCCCCCCTACTTGACACATCTAACTAGAGGAAACGATAATAAATATATTAGCGTTTATAAAAACGAAACTCTACCGTTTTCGAAAGCCTTTTTTCGGGTTCTTACCATAAAATCCACAACTGGATAGGGTTACAAATGTATTAACGGCGATTGTTTTAAGACTTTTACCTGTTAATAGCGGAAGGCTTAACTGGTAATAAGATCTCCATTATTTTCCATCATGAGGGCCATGCATTATATTGAGATATATGACGATGCCATTCTGTAATTATCGCCATTGGCTTCTGATAGCAGAACTCTATATTGCTTTTATCACTTAGCCAGATTCCCGAGAATTAAAAATAGAAAGGCGGCAAGGCTTACAATAAGCCAAGGCTGGGGATCGGAGAGCCGCCGATACTGATGAATGGGTACGCGAAATAGGAGCTCTGGCACTGGTTCGCGAAGTCCAGGGTGGTCAGCGTCTGGCCCTGGTCGGCAGTCTGCCCGATGGTGGGGAATGCGCTGCCGAATATGCTACCTCCAAATCCCGAGAAGTCGATGTTGGCGGTCTCGATATCATGGGCCGTCGCCGCCGACGTCTGCAGGCCGGTGAGGGACGCTTTCTGGATGAGAACGGGGAAACCCCAGGACATGGGGACCAGGCCGGCGCTCGCGACGCCGGATATGGCTACTGCCGCCAGTAAGACTAATGTAAGTATAGTTAATTTTTTCTTCATATGAACTACCCTCCTCTTAATAAGTGGTATTCCGGCCCATAATTAATATATTAGCATTTATAATAACGAAATATTGGCTCCTAAACGATTAAAAATACAGTAAAAAATTTGGGCCCTCATTTTAGAGGAAGCCCATCGAGGGCACCGGCGAGAATCCGACGCTGACCCACGGATACGCGAAGTACATGCTCTGCTGCTGGTTCTGGAACTTGATCGAGGAGACCAGCTGGGTCTTGCTCATCGACTGGGTAATGGTGGGGAACGTACTAAAGCTGCTAATGCCCGTGCTGGTGCTCGGGAACGAAATGTCCGTGAAATCGTTCTCGTCGGCCCACGCGAAGTTGCTTTCGAAATTGGTCAAAGAGTTATTCTGGACCATCGTGGGGAAACCCCAGGACATGGGGACCAGTGATGCAAATGCGGGCAGCGCAAGCAGGGTGACTGCCGAGGCGATAATAAGTATCACTGCCAGTTTATTTACCATAATGACTACCCTCCTCATTGCTAAGTATAACTATCCGAAAGCATCCATTAATATATTAGTGTCAATAATAACGATAATTTGTCCATATTATACAAATAAATACAGTGTTAACGGTTAAGGGCAGAAATATAGCTCAAATTCTTAAGTGGTCGCACCTTAATAAAAACCGGGGGAGACGATAATGTTACTATTATGCCTCCCCAATTACCCGTTGGTTTCGGCTCCTTCAATATCCGCAGGCCATGCATGGATACCCTATGGCCGTGTACTCAGTCGTCTGCGAGTACTCGGTATGGGTCATCGACTCCGTATGGATCGACGTCTGGTGTATGGCCGGAAACCATCCTGCGGGCACGATGCTCGTGTCCTGGAAGTCGAACACGTTCGCCGTGTCCTGTTCCCATGCCGTCGCCGTCGATGCATGCACGATATTTGGAAAGCCGAACCCCATGGGGAACATTTGTCCGGAGGCTGCCGCGGCCATCGAGGCCAGGGCGAGCACGAGCAATGCTCCTGTTATTGCTCTTTTCATAGATCTAACCATCCCCTTTGACTACCATGGGAAGTCTAGAATGAGCGTCATTTAATATATTAGTGTAGATAAAAACAACTAACCAGGAAGTGTGACCTATTAAAAGCAATGCGGTCGCGGTAAGTAAAAAAGGGGTGACGGCCTGGGCCGCCACCTAGCAACCGAAGCCGAAGCCTGGTAGTCCGACCGCCCCGACACCGACGAACGGGTACGCGAACTCGGCGAAATCATTGGTCTGGGCATAGCTCGTGTGAGTAACTGATTGTGTCTGCAACGATGTCTGGTGTATGTTGGGGAACGCCAGGCTTACTGCCCCAAACGGCAGGCCATCGCATGCGACGGGGAAGCTGATATCGACATCCTGATAGTCCAGCGCGTTCGCCGTGTCCTGCTGGAACGCCACGGTGTTGCTGCTCTGTACGATCATGGGAAAGCCATAGGCCGTGGACGTGAGCTGTGCGCCCGCGTGGACGGAAAAAATGGCGACCACGACTATTAATGTGGCAATTAAAGCCTTCTTCAAAATATCCACCCTCCTTATTACCACGTTAAACTTAGCCTGCATCGTCTAAATAATTGGCTCTAAGAAAAGCAAACTATCGTTATTCAGGACCAAATAAAAGCGGCATTATCGCTGGTAAGCCGGTCCTGTGAAAATATTAAAAAGGTTAAAGCCAGCTGAATCCTTTGAAGTCGCCGAAGCCGGTGAGCCCCGTCGTGATCGCCGGGTACGAGTATGCCGTGAACGCGGTGGTCTGGTCGAAATCGGTTGCCTCAATGGCCTGCCCCTGGACGCCGCTCTGGCTCACGACCGGGTAGCCAAAAGTGCTCGTGCCGAACGGGGAAAAGTCCAGGCTTTCCAGGTCCCAGGCGGTGCCGACCGACTGCCGGAACGCCGTGCTGTTCGTGCTCTGGATCATCGCCGGGAACCCGAACGACATGGGCAGTAGGCTCGCACTAGCCGCCGATGCCAGGATCAATAATAATGCTATAAGAATGTAGAGCCAACTCTGTCTGATCATAATTACCCTCCTCCTCGGTCAACAGTACGGCAAGCGGCGATTAAAGCATTTGCCGGTTAAATCACGGATAAAGGACGAAAATAAGAAAATATGTTTAAGCTTTAAAATAAAGTATGGCAGGGGGATCAGCCTCCTGCCTCCATCGTTTACCAGCCGAAGCCGAAGCCGGGCAGAGAGACACCGCCGACACCGACGAACGGGTAAGCGAACTCAGCGTACTCGTTGGTCTGGGCGAAGTCAGTGTGCGTGACGTCCTGGGTCTGACAGACCGTCTGGCAGATGTCCGGGAACGCAAGGTTCACGGGGCCGAACGGCAGTACGTTCGCCGTCAGGTCCGCGTCTCCACAGGGCGTATCGACCCCGAGAGTGCTGGCGCCCAGGTGCAGGCCGTCAAAGTAGGCCGGGAAATTGATGTTGATGTTCTCAAAGTCCGTTGCACACGCCGTATCCTGGTTGAACGCGCTGGTCGAGCCGTTCTGCACGATGACGGGGAAACCATACGTGGTCGGCACGAGGTTCGCATATGCGGGCAAGACTACAAGAGTCAGGGCCAGCATAACTAAAAGTATATTTCTTAGTATCTTACTCATAAACTACCCTCCTCAATTATTAAAAGAAGATATAGTAACCGGCTTCTAATACGTTATTATATTAATAAACGAATATTATATAATTTTAATCACTTAATCACGGATGCCAGGGACGTCCTTTACTTATAGCATATGCGTCTTCTGGGGGTGGCGATAAAATAGAGAATCGATCGTTCGAGAATAGAGAACTTAATGGCCGATGAAAGATCGCAAAAAAATTTGAAAGGGAGGAGACTGACTCCTACCCTTAACCTTTTAGTATTTACCAGCCGAAGCCGAAGCCAGGCAGAGACACAGCGCCGACGCCGACGAACGGGTAAGCGAACTCAGCGTACTCGTTGGTCTGGGCGAAGTCAGTGTGCGTGACCTTCTGGGTCTGGAACACCGTCTGGCTAATGTCCGGGAACGCAAGGTTCACGGGGCCGAATGGAAGCACATTCGCCGTCAGGTCCGCGTCTCCACAGGGCGTATCGACGCCCAGAGTTGTGGCGCCCAGCTGCAGTCCGTCATAGTACAGCGGGAAATTGATGTTGATGTTCTCAAAGTCCGTTGCACACGCCGTATCCTGGTTGAACGCGCTGGTCGAGCCGTTCTGCACGATGACGGGGAAACCAAACGTGGTCGCCACGAGATTCGCACATGCGGGCATCGCAAGGACTGCGATAGCCAGCATAAATACAAGTCCCTTAATCACCTTACTCATAAACTACCCTCCTCATTTGTTAATAGAACTTATAGTAAGCGACGATTAAAATATTATTATAAATAAAAGCGAATATTTAACGATTTATTCAGAAATTATACAGCTAGTGTTGGTTTTTATAGCTCAACCACTAAAGCCGGTATAGAAAAAAAGGATAAAAGCTCAACGCAGCCTGAACCCGGAAAAGTCAAAAAGGCCGCTCATGTCGGGCATGCTGTTTAGGGCAATGCCGCCGGCAGAGATGCCGGAGCCGGCCATCATTCCATTGAACATCGGGAAGTCTATGTTTATCGATTCCAGGTCGACCGCACTGCGCACGTCGTTGCTAAATGAGACCGTATTCCCGGACTGTACGATAACTGGGAACCCGAAGGTCATTCCAGTCAAGCTTGCCGCGGCCGGAGCAGACAGTAATGCAACGATACTCAGGGCCGTGATGATAATTATTTGTTTCCTCAACTTATCCATGCGAAACCCTCCTCTCGCATGGTCAAGTTAGACAGGTGAAATTAAATAAATGAGCGGCGTTTGGGGTGGTGGAACTTATATATGGCCGGGAATGTCACGAACGTGATAATTATAAGGTCGGAGCGCTAATAGTGCTATAAAGTGGATAAAGCATTAAATACGGATACTTCCAGTTTAACTAATTGATGAAAATAAGTGGGGGTGGATGAATGAACGTCGACGACGTTGATGATTCAGAACTGATCCGATCTGTCATTGATTCGGAAGAGTTCAAGAACGCCGAAAGCATTAACGAAGTCTCGCGGATAGTCCGCCGTAAGCTACGGAAACGCATTATAGACATGCACATCGACGATAGCCTGGACGTCGCTACCCGGGAGCGCATCGTGCACCGCCACCTTGAATGGATCACGCTGAAGATCCTGAAAGACCTCGACGGCATCGTAATGCTGCCATCGCACTTTGAAGAGATAGAGGAATTCGAGTCCGCCTGGAGAAAATCCCAGGCGGACTTGCTTAAGCATTAAAAGAGTTACTTCTTCTTTGCGGCGGCCGCGGTCTTCTTTTCCGCCTTCTTTTTCTTACCCGCGCCTTCGCTCTTGGGGACGATCTCCTCGATGGGCTTGGGGCCGTACTCCTTGATGGTGGCGTTCACCTGCACAAGCTCGGTGGCGATCTCGTTACCCCGGAGGGTCTTTCTCTTGCGCATGCCGTCTTCCTTCGGGTGGTATCCTATGCCGCCCGATACCAGGACCTTCCGGCGCACCTGGCCGGGTAGGTCATTCCTCATGGGGACTCCATCCTTGTCCGAACCGCCAGTGATGACGAGCGTGTAGCCTGCCAGGCCCGCCGCATCGCCGCTGATCTCCGAGCCGATGGCGTGGCCGACGAACTTTGTGGTCTTGGGCCCGGTAATGTCTATGTTATACGCTTTTCCCGTCTTTGCGTCTGAAACTACTAGCTTGAAATCTGCCATTCACTTTTCTCCTGCGTCTTTAAAATACCGATGAAGTATTATAAGTTTTATCTGACTCCCGTCTATAGTCCTTCTCATATAAGAAGACTACGGGTCTTCCGGCTTTAATTGCAGTCCGTCTCCTGATATAAAAGTTTTGGTTAACGGACGTTAATGCCGGGAGCGACACATGATATTTCGAGGTGGCAAGTCGCCTCCCGGCATTTTAATATAAAATCGGCAATGAAGATTAAAAAAATTTGCCACATGCCGTGTGTATACCATGCGCATGGATATGTTTATGAGCGATTATACGATAATTACAAGTGGTGTATAATTCTGAAGAAATACCGCTTATCCACCACGATTTCAATGAAACACCGGGCACTTCTCCAGAAGTACATGGCGAAATACGAAACGCAGCAGAAGGTCATCGAGGCGGCGCTGGATAACATGGAAAATTGCGCGGATCCGATGCCTGCCCTGTCCCGTGAAGAGGAACTCTGGCTCCTGATCGGAAAAGTCCGGTCGGCCTGCGCCGTCCAGAAAGAAGGCTTCAAGGTCCTGCTCGAGACCCTGAATGCCGACCGGTTTCGCGAGTATGTCGAGCAGCAAAAGCCGTTAGAGTTCGTTCTGGAATATTACTACCAGCAGCCGTTAAAGGATTGTACTTTAACCGAGGTCCTGGACGCCCTGGTGATCAATGGCAAGGTTTCCAACCAGATGGATTCTATTGACTACTCGGACGACGGCGACCACTACACGCTCAAGATGACCCATGACCTGGGCATCAACAATTCGAAGATGCTCCGGATTGCCCATGAAAGCCTGTTTAATACATATGATGTGCGATCTGACTATGTCGTATCAGACCGGTCGCTCTTCGTTAAGATCTATAAAAATATATGATCTAGTCTTCTCCAGTTTTTGAATGTGGGTTTAGAGCTATGGAGAAGAACCATAGGATATTTGGCCTTCCAACGGCCCGGGTTATATTTTTAACTCCTTTATCCGGATATCGACGGCGATATGGCCCCCGATTACGCTTATCCGTTCGGTACCCTGCATTTTGCCGAATAGCGCCTGGACCAGGATCTCGTCACACAGGCCTGTGACACAAATTTCCGTCATGAAGCTTCCGTCTCCGCCGGACATGGTTTGCCGCCGGTCCAGCGCAGATTCGACGAGCACGTCGGCCCCATTCACACGGCTGCCCCTTTCATCGAGCACCTGACCGTAGATCGTATAAATGCTCGGGGAGCCGCGATCCGTCGATGCCATGACGGACAATGCGAAAAAGGGCAGGGCGAAGGGCTGTATCCGGCTCATAAAAAGAGATTGAGAGTTATCACCTTTATAGTTTTCTGTATATAAGCAAAAAATTGTAAAAATATACGATATTAATAAATAATATATCAATATTTGTGCGGCATTGACTATCACTTATATTATTAATACTTCACTGAAAAAGGCAGTACACCCGCCCTCTGTTACCGGAGGGCTTTTTACGGTCTTCCAGGGCACGTTTTATATGGTATTTGCCACATGAAATTTATTTTTCCTGTCGTAATAAACCTTTAACAGCATCAGCTCGCTATTGGCCAGCGTTGCGTACATGTTTAATATGAAAACGATAGGGTCTCGTATACCATATCCATAAACAGCCAGGCAAAAAGAGCCCGCGACAAGAATGAGGACATAGTAGATAGAAATGTCACCTGCGCTCTTCGTGCTGAGTAGATGGTAGCACTGGGGCAGGAAAGAGAACGATAGCAGGATACTGCCGATGATTCCGAAGGCGGTTAATTCCAGGACGGCCATGCTACAGTGGATAGAAGCAGGCTGCTATAATAGGTTTTCGGTATTTAGAGCAGCGCCAGCTCCAGCGCCAGCACGGCCGCGGAGGACAGGATCACGATGGGCGTCACGGTCAGCCCTATTTTGATAAATTCGGAAATGCCGGTGGTCCACTTTTCGGCCTTGGCGCACTCGATCCAGAGGATGCCGGCCAGCGCCCCAGTTATGGTTATGTTCGCCCCGAGGTTACTGCCTATCACTAAAGAATATGCCATAGCCAGTGCCATCTTCGGCGTCGTCGCGATGGCCGCCGTGATGGGCACCATCATGGCGGTCATGGGGATGTTATTGACGATATTGCACATAAAGGCCGAGGCTATGGATATGAAGAACGTGGCATATATGGGGTTCTGGCCGACGATGGACAGGATAAAGCTGCCGATAATGGCATTTGCTCCACTGACTTCGAGGCCTTTCACCACGATGAAAAGGGATATGACGAAGACCACGACGCGCCAGGATATTCGCTTCGTGCGCATGACGGGCTTGCGCTCGGCGATGTAGATGGCGGCGGCACCGGCTGTGGTAACCACGGATAGTGGCAGCAGGAGCCAGTTGGCGAACCCGCAGCCGATGAGCACGAAGGCCATCACGGCCAGGCCGACGGCGACCATGGACTTGTTTTTGATGAGCGACCCTGCGTTCACGTCGCTCGCTACAGGGTATGAAGTCCCCATCGAGTCCCGGAATATGAAGTAGAAGATCACGAAATTGACCATGATCGCGGCCATCGTGGGCAGGAACATGTAGGCCGTGAAGTCGAAGTAGCCCAGCTTGAAGGCGTCGCCGATGAGGATGTTGGTCAGGTTGCCTATGTAGAGGAACATCGAGGCGATATTCGCCGCGAAGAAGAACGAGTACATGAAGGGCTTTGCGTTGAGCCCCGCGCGGCGGCAGAACTTGAGGATGATGGGTGTCAGCGTGAGTATGGCGATGTCGTTGGACGTGAAGGCCGTTATCAGGCAGGTTACGGCGTAAGTATAGGTGAATAGCTTTATCGTGTCGCCGCCGGCCAGGTGCATCGCCTTGACGGCGCAGTACTCGAAGAACCCGTAATCGTCCAGGAACGTGCTGATAACCATGAGCTCGATGAGGATGAGGACGACGTTCCAGGTATTGACCAGGGGCGTGGCATAGGCCGTCGAGAAGCCCAGCGCCTCCAGGATATGGTGGGGCTGAAGGAACAGCATCATGAGGAGGGCGCCGATCAACGCGCCGGTCGCCTCGTTGAGCTTCCATGGCCTCGCCATGATGAGGAAATACGTGATAATAAAAACGACGATCTCGCCGATCATGCCTTATCTGCCCGCGGATACGACCCCAGCACTTTAAGTGTCGTACTCTTATCCTTTAGGGCAGATATAGCTTCCCTTAATTCGGGGTCTTTTTGATGGCCTTCCACATCTATGAAGAACCAGTAGTCGCCTAATAGCTTTTTCGAGGGGCGGGACTCGATACGGGTCATATTGATGGAACGGCGGGCGAACTCGCCTAAAAACTCATAAAGCGCTCCAGGCCTATCGCGGTCCAGGTATACAGCCAGCGATGTCTTATCGTGGCCCGTCGGGGGCGGCTCGTGTTTACCGAGCACGATGAAACGGGTATAGTTCGCGGCGTAGTCCTGTATGCCTTCCCTGAGCACCCGTAGCCCGTACCTGTGGGCCGATTCCGAGCATCCGATGGCCGCCATTTCCGGGAACTCCTGCGCCAGGCGGGCCGCGTGCGACGTGCTGCCCGTGGTCCGCACCTCCGCATTCGGGAAGTGCTCATGGATATAGTGCCGGCACTGGCCGAGCCCCTGGGGATGCGAGACGATGACCTTGATATCCTTGAGGCTGCCCCGGGACATGAGGCACTGCTTTACATGAACGATCTCCTCGCCTACGATGGGAGAGCTGATCTCCAGAAGCGCGTCCATGACCACGCCGACCGGGCCCTCCAGCGAGTTCTCGATGGGCACGATGCTCTCGTCGCATGGGCCATCGTCCACGGCCCTGGCCACGCACTCCATATCGTCCATGAAAATCAGCTCCGCTTTCGGGGACCATTTTTTCGCGGCCATTTCCGAGAACGTGCCTTCCGGGCCGAGGAGACCTAGTTTCATCAACGGGAAAATAGACTCAACTAATATTTAACGTATATGCCAGTAAAAAGGATGAAAAGGGGGATGGTAAGAGGCTGATTTTTTATTCGTTTGAACAAAGGAGGAGAGACCGGAATAGGAGCATTTGAGACCCCAAGAGCAGCTTAAGACTGTCCTCTCAAAGGCTTATGAAAACTTATCGCCATGACATTATCAGCGACATCGATCGTAGGCTGCACCCTCAACTCATTTCTTATAAAAGTATCAAAAAAACTTCTAAGGAAGACAACTCCTTTTTGTCCCCATATGTGATGCAATGTGATGACGTAGCTGCCTTCACCCCAACTATCAACGGATATATAGGTGGCTATGCCATACTTGCCTATTAAGAGAATTGTTTTGAGGATCATATCAAAGTCCGCCTTTCCAAAATCCAGCATTGCATGATTCTTTACCTGCCGAATGGCTTCTTGCGACGCTATCTCCTTGAGTCTATCATCACTTACTTCATTGATCAGCGCGACGAAAAAAGCGTTTGAAAAAGAGACGAAATTGAGTTTTTCAACAGCTCTATCCCATTCCACGTACCGGGTCATTA carries:
- a CDS encoding 30S ribosomal protein S6e, with the protein product MADFKLVVSDAKTGKAYNIDITGPKTTKFVGHAIGSEISGDAAGLAGYTLVITGGSDKDGVPMRNDLPGQVRRKVLVSGGIGYHPKEDGMRKRKTLRGNEIATELVQVNATIKEYGPKPIEEIVPKSEGAGKKKKAEKKTAAAAKKK
- a CDS encoding SemiSWEET family sugar transporter; protein product: MAVLELTAFGIIGSILLSFSFLPQCYHLLSTKSAGDISIYYVLILVAGSFCLAVYGYGIRDPIVFILNMYATLANSELMLLKVYYDRKNKFHVANTI
- a CDS encoding SLC13 family permease, whose protein sequence is MIGEIVVFIITYFLIMARPWKLNEATGALIGALLMMLFLQPHHILEALGFSTAYATPLVNTWNVVLILIELMVISTFLDDYGFFEYCAVKAMHLAGGDTIKLFTYTYAVTCLITAFTSNDIAILTLTPIILKFCRRAGLNAKPFMYSFFFAANIASMFLYIGNLTNILIGDAFKLGYFDFTAYMFLPTMAAIMVNFVIFYFIFRDSMGTSYPVASDVNAGSLIKNKSMVAVGLAVMAFVLIGCGFANWLLLPLSVVTTAGAAAIYIAERKPVMRTKRISWRVVVFVISLFIVVKGLEVSGANAIIGSFILSIVGQNPIYATFFISIASAFMCNIVNNIPMTAMMVPITAAIATTPKMALAMAYSLVIGSNLGANITITGALAGILWIECAKAEKWTTGISEFIKIGLTVTPIVILSSAAVLALELALL
- the pheA gene encoding prephenate dehydratase; the encoded protein is MKLGLLGPEGTFSEMAAKKWSPKAELIFMDDMECVARAVDDGPCDESIVPIENSLEGPVGVVMDALLEISSPIVGEEIVHVKQCLMSRGSLKDIKVIVSHPQGLGQCRHYIHEHFPNAEVRTTGSTSHAARLAQEFPEMAAIGCSESAHRYGLRVLREGIQDYAANYTRFIVLGKHEPPPTGHDKTSLAVYLDRDRPGALYEFLGEFARRSINMTRIESRPSKKLLGDYWFFIDVEGHQKDPELREAISALKDKSTTLKVLGSYPRADKA